Proteins from a genomic interval of Bradyrhizobium sp. CCBAU 53340:
- a CDS encoding hydrogen peroxide-inducible genes activator, whose product MINLTLRQLRYFDALARHGHFGRAAEACSISQPALSMQIKELEEALGGLLLERSARQVALTRFGEELAQRVRDILRSVDELGDFARASQDRFAGRLRIGMIPTIAPYLLPKITKNLTRMHPELDIRVRETMTPRLIQELVEGRLDTAIVALPVSEPSLTEVALFEEKFLLVRPGTDAGTPAPSREMMREMRLLLLEEGHCFRDQALSFCNMQSAPPREMLDANSLSTLVQMVSAGIGVTLIPEMAVSVETRSASVSLSRFRDPEPSRTIGMVWRKTSPLARQLLQISEVVCLSAGKARPRQAARSQKV is encoded by the coding sequence ATGATCAATCTCACACTGCGCCAGCTCCGCTATTTCGACGCATTGGCGCGCCATGGTCATTTCGGCCGCGCCGCGGAGGCCTGTTCCATCTCGCAGCCGGCGCTGTCGATGCAGATCAAGGAACTGGAGGAAGCGCTGGGCGGGCTGCTGCTCGAGCGCAGCGCCCGGCAGGTCGCGCTGACGCGCTTCGGCGAGGAGCTCGCGCAGCGCGTCCGTGACATCCTGCGTTCGGTCGATGAGCTCGGCGATTTCGCCCGCGCCTCGCAGGACCGGTTTGCCGGGCGGTTGCGCATCGGCATGATCCCGACGATTGCGCCCTATCTGCTGCCCAAGATCACCAAGAATCTGACGCGCATGCACCCGGAGCTCGACATTCGCGTGCGCGAGACGATGACGCCGCGGCTGATCCAGGAGCTGGTCGAGGGCCGGCTCGACACCGCCATCGTGGCGCTGCCGGTATCCGAACCCTCGCTCACCGAGGTCGCCCTGTTCGAGGAGAAATTCCTGCTGGTGCGGCCGGGCACGGATGCGGGCACGCCAGCGCCCTCGCGCGAGATGATGCGCGAGATGCGGCTGTTGCTGCTCGAGGAGGGCCATTGTTTCCGCGACCAGGCGCTGTCGTTCTGCAACATGCAGTCGGCGCCGCCGCGCGAGATGCTGGATGCGAATTCGCTGTCGACGCTGGTGCAGATGGTCAGCGCAGGCATCGGCGTCACGCTGATTCCGGAAATGGCGGTGTCGGTGGAGACGCGATCGGCGTCCGTCTCGCTGTCGCGCTTCCGTGACCCCGAGCCCTCGCGCACCATCGGCATGGTCTGGCGCAAGACCAGCCCGCTGGCGCGGCAGCTGCTGCAAATCTCCGAAGTGGTCTGCCTGTCGGCCGGCAAGGCGCGCCCGCGACAGGCTGCGCGCAGCCAGAAGGTTTGA
- the truB gene encoding tRNA pseudouridine(55) synthase TruB translates to MMVDPAHGTIGSDEADAREAQQNNFADVGGGSQPHQEARRVNNDPRAGKQKGNQVRRDRRDVHGWVVLDKPIGMTSTQAVAVLKRLFNAKRAGHAGTLDPLASGGLPIALGEATKTVPFVMDGRKRYRFTVCWGEERDTDDIEGQVTATSDQRPTREAIEALLPRFTGVIEQVPPRYSAIKVQGERAYDLARDGEVVELAPRPVEIHHLTLVDQPDNDRAVFEAECGKGTYVRALARDMGRILGTYGHICALRRTLVGPFSENDMIPLDQLEALCDRAASGEGSLADALMPVETALDDIPALAVTRADAARLHRGQAVLLRGRDAPTSSGTVYVTVAGRLLALAEVGNGEIIPKRVFNLTGLTASTGRNERN, encoded by the coding sequence ATGATGGTGGACCCGGCTCACGGCACGATCGGCAGCGACGAGGCCGATGCGCGCGAGGCGCAGCAAAATAATTTTGCAGATGTCGGCGGCGGTTCTCAGCCGCATCAGGAGGCGCGTCGCGTCAACAACGACCCGCGCGCGGGCAAGCAGAAGGGCAATCAGGTGCGCCGCGACCGGCGCGACGTGCACGGCTGGGTCGTGCTCGACAAGCCGATCGGGATGACCTCGACGCAGGCCGTTGCCGTGCTCAAGCGGCTGTTCAACGCCAAGCGCGCGGGCCATGCCGGCACGCTCGACCCGCTCGCCTCGGGCGGCCTGCCGATCGCGCTGGGCGAAGCCACCAAGACGGTTCCTTTCGTGATGGACGGCCGCAAGCGCTACCGCTTCACCGTGTGCTGGGGCGAGGAACGCGACACCGACGACATCGAGGGCCAGGTCACCGCGACCTCGGACCAGCGCCCGACCCGCGAGGCCATCGAAGCCCTGCTGCCCCGCTTCACCGGGGTGATCGAGCAGGTCCCGCCGCGTTATTCGGCGATCAAGGTCCAGGGCGAGCGGGCCTATGACCTCGCCCGCGACGGCGAGGTCGTGGAACTGGCGCCCCGGCCGGTCGAGATTCACCATTTAACCCTTGTAGATCAACCAGATAACGATCGGGCCGTGTTCGAGGCAGAATGCGGCAAGGGCACCTATGTCCGGGCGCTGGCCCGCGATATGGGCCGGATTCTCGGCACTTACGGCCATATCTGCGCGCTCCGGCGGACCCTGGTCGGCCCATTCAGCGAAAATGACATGATTCCGCTGGATCAGTTGGAGGCTTTGTGCGATAGAGCCGCGTCCGGCGAGGGAAGCCTCGCCGACGCGCTGATGCCCGTTGAGACCGCGCTGGACGACATCCCGGCACTGGCCGTCACTCGGGCTGATGCGGCAAGGCTCCATAGGGGCCAGGCCGTTTTGTTGCGCGGACGGGATGCGCCCACAAGTAGCGGCACAGTCTATGTCACGGTGGCAGGCCGTCTTTTGGCGCTTGCTGAAGTTGGCAATGGCGAAATCATCCCCAAGCGTGTGTTTAACCTGACCGGCTTGACTGCCTCAACCGGTCGCAACGAGAGAAATTGA
- a CDS encoding GNAT family N-acetyltransferase: MSDPIIRPARTDEYDEIGRVWMESWVSTGLAEASNFLLANLRARIRREIEDGWSLFVADDQGAIAAMLALHLPKLYLDQLFVAPSYQGRSIGRQLLAFTRTQLPDEIELRCVRENEKAWRWYEREGFEFEREEISPVTGFTMKCYRWQRR, from the coding sequence GTGTCAGATCCCATCATCCGCCCCGCCCGCACCGACGAATATGACGAGATCGGCCGCGTCTGGATGGAGAGCTGGGTCTCGACCGGCCTCGCCGAGGCCAGCAACTTCCTGCTGGCGAATTTGCGTGCCCGCATCCGGCGCGAGATCGAGGACGGCTGGAGCCTGTTCGTCGCCGACGATCAGGGCGCCATCGCCGCGATGTTGGCGCTGCATCTGCCAAAGCTCTATCTAGATCAGCTCTTCGTCGCGCCCAGCTATCAAGGGCGATCGATCGGTCGGCAACTGCTCGCGTTCACGCGAACTCAATTGCCTGACGAGATAGAACTGCGCTGCGTCCGTGAGAACGAGAAGGCCTGGCGCTGGTACGAGCGCGAGGGATTTGAGTTCGAGCGGGAGGAGATTTCTCCGGTGACCGGCTTCACGATGAAGTGCTACCGGTGGCAGAGACGCTAG
- the rpsO gene encoding 30S ribosomal protein S15 translates to MSIAAERKAEVIKTNATKAGDTGSPEVQVAILSERINNLTNHFKTHVKDNHSRRGLLKLVSTRRSLLDYLKKKDEARYKALLEKHNIRR, encoded by the coding sequence ATGTCGATTGCCGCAGAACGCAAAGCGGAAGTCATCAAGACGAATGCCACCAAGGCCGGGGATACCGGCTCGCCAGAGGTTCAGGTCGCGATCCTGTCGGAACGCATCAACAACCTCACCAACCATTTCAAGACCCACGTGAAGGACAACCATTCGCGTCGTGGCCTCTTGAAGCTGGTCTCGACCCGCCGCTCGCTCCTCGACTACCTTAAGAAGAAGGACGAGGCGCGATACAAGGCGCTGCTCGAGAAGCACAACATTCGTCGTTAA
- the rbfA gene encoding 30S ribosome-binding factor RbfA: protein MPRHHQKKSSAPGGSQRQLRVGEQVRHAIADILAQGSVHDADLEGHIITVPEVRMSPDLKLATIYVMPLGGRDTELVLTALDRNKKFLRGEVARRVNLKFAPDIRFRVDERFDEAERIEKLLRTPAVQKDLDKDLDKNPDSDREEEQ from the coding sequence ATGCCGCGCCATCATCAGAAAAAGAGTTCCGCGCCCGGCGGCTCGCAGCGACAGCTGCGTGTCGGCGAGCAGGTTCGCCACGCGATAGCCGATATTCTGGCGCAAGGCAGCGTGCATGATGCGGACCTCGAAGGCCACATCATCACCGTGCCGGAGGTGCGGATGTCGCCCGACCTGAAGCTCGCGACAATCTACGTGATGCCGCTCGGTGGCCGTGACACCGAGCTTGTCCTCACTGCGCTCGACCGCAACAAGAAATTCCTGCGCGGCGAAGTCGCGCGGCGCGTTAACCTGAAATTTGCACCTGATATTCGTTTCCGCGTCGACGAACGATTCGACGAAGCGGAACGGATCGAGAAGCTTTTGCGAACGCCTGCGGTGCAGAAGGATTTGGACAAGGATCTGGACAAGAATCCGGATTCGGATCGGGAAGAAGAGCAATGA
- a CDS encoding glutathione S-transferase family protein, whose translation MIKLYWSPRSRSFSTLWLMEESGLPYERVLTDISTGAQKAPDYLKINPMGKVPALADGDAALGEAAAICAYVADRYPETKLAPDVTDPRRARYLQWLFFSPSCIEPAIIQIFTKIEVPTSTAAWGSATQVFDVLEAALEKGPWILGEEFSAADITIGAGLNFAVRLFKMVPSRPAFDAYIARCMARPAFQRAEKIAAG comes from the coding sequence ATGATCAAGCTCTATTGGTCGCCTCGCTCGCGTTCGTTCTCGACGCTCTGGCTGATGGAAGAGAGCGGGCTGCCCTATGAGCGCGTGCTGACCGACATTTCGACGGGCGCGCAGAAGGCGCCGGACTATTTGAAGATCAATCCGATGGGCAAGGTGCCGGCGCTCGCCGACGGCGATGCGGCGCTCGGCGAGGCCGCTGCGATCTGCGCTTATGTCGCCGATCGCTATCCGGAGACGAAGCTGGCGCCTGATGTGACCGACCCGCGTCGCGCACGGTATCTGCAATGGCTGTTCTTCTCGCCGAGCTGTATCGAGCCCGCGATCATCCAGATCTTCACCAAGATCGAGGTGCCGACCTCGACCGCGGCCTGGGGCAGCGCGACGCAGGTGTTCGACGTGCTGGAGGCTGCGCTCGAAAAGGGGCCGTGGATTCTCGGCGAGGAATTTTCCGCAGCCGACATCACGATCGGCGCGGGGCTGAATTTCGCGGTGCGCCTGTTCAAGATGGTGCCGTCGCGCCCGGCCTTCGACGCCTATATCGCGCGCTGCATGGCGCGGCCGGCGTTTCAGCGCGCGGAGAAGATCGCGGCGGGTTGA
- the fabI gene encoding enoyl-ACP reductase FabI codes for MEGLMKGKRGLIMGIANDHSIAWGMAKTLHAHGAELAFTFQGEALGKRVKPLAEQLGVELVLPCDVEDIASVDATFDVLREKWGKLDFVIHAIGFADKNELKGRYADTSRENFSRTMVISCFSFTEVAKRAAELMTDGGSMITLTFGASERSMPNYNVMGVAKAALEASVRYLASDFGPRGIRVNAISAGPIRTLAGSGIGEARAMFAFMQKHSPLRRGVTLDELGGSALYLLSDLSGGVTGEIHYVDSGYNIVLMPRPDDLKTPE; via the coding sequence ATGGAAGGTCTAATGAAGGGCAAGCGCGGTCTGATCATGGGCATTGCCAATGATCATTCGATCGCCTGGGGCATGGCGAAGACGCTGCATGCCCACGGCGCCGAGCTTGCCTTCACCTTCCAGGGCGAGGCGCTCGGCAAGCGCGTCAAGCCGCTGGCGGAGCAGCTCGGCGTCGAGCTGGTGCTGCCGTGCGACGTCGAGGACATCGCCAGCGTCGATGCGACCTTCGATGTGCTCCGCGAAAAATGGGGCAAACTCGACTTCGTCATCCACGCCATCGGCTTTGCCGACAAGAACGAGCTGAAGGGCCGCTACGCCGACACCAGCCGCGAGAATTTTTCGCGCACCATGGTGATCTCCTGCTTCTCCTTTACCGAGGTCGCAAAGCGCGCGGCCGAGTTGATGACGGATGGCGGCAGCATGATCACGCTGACCTTCGGCGCCTCGGAACGCTCGATGCCGAATTACAACGTGATGGGTGTAGCCAAGGCGGCGCTGGAAGCCTCGGTGCGCTATCTCGCCTCCGATTTCGGGCCGCGCGGTATCCGCGTCAACGCCATCTCCGCCGGCCCCATCCGCACGCTCGCCGGCTCCGGCATCGGCGAGGCGCGAGCGATGTTCGCGTTCATGCAGAAGCATTCGCCGCTGCGCCGCGGCGTCACGCTCGACGAGCTCGGCGGTTCGGCGCTGTATCTGCTGTCGGATCTCTCGGGCGGCGTGACCGGCGAGATCCACTATGTCGATTCCGGCTACAACATCGTGCTGATGCCGCGGCCGGACGATTTGAAGACCCCGGAATAG
- the katG gene encoding catalase/peroxidase HPI yields the protein MDDTSKCPFSGGKRVPANRDWWPTNLSIEMLHKNSSLSDPMGEAFDYAKEFKTLDLNAVIKDLTALMTDSQEWWPADFGHYGGLMIRMAWHSAGTYRITDGRGGAGAGQQRFAPLNSWPDNANLDKARRLLWPIKQKYGRKISWADLMVLAGNVALESMGFKTFGFAGGRADVWEPEELYWGPEGTWLGDERYSGERQLAEPLGAVQMGLIYVNPEGPNGKPDPLAAAKDIRETFFRMAMNDEETVALIAGGHTFGKTHGAGDPSLVGPEPEAGALEDQGLGWKSKHASGLAGDSITSGLEVTWTTTPTKWSNNFFENLFKYEWELTKSPGGANQWTAKGADAIIPDPFDKSKKHRPTMLTTDLSLRFDPAYEKISRRFLENPDQFADAFARAWFKLTHRDMGPIQRYLGPLVPKETLIWQDPIPAVNHELVSDQDIAALKSKILASGLSVSELVSTAWASASTFRGSDKRGGANGARIRLAPQKDWEVNQPAQLAKVLGKLEAIQKEFSVGAKKVSLADLIVLGGTAAVEKAAKDAGVDVKVGFTPGRMDASQEQTDAASFAPLEPRADGFRNYVGKKQQFLQQEEALVDRAQLLKLTGPELTVLVGGLRVLGANANGSKHGVFTSKVGTLSNDYVVNLLDMSTAWTPAADGSYEGRDRKTNAVKWTATRADLIFGSHSQLRAFAEVYASSDAKQQFVADFAKAWTKVMNLDRFDIAAS from the coding sequence ATGGACGACACTTCGAAGTGCCCGTTTTCGGGCGGCAAACGCGTGCCAGCGAACCGCGACTGGTGGCCCACCAACCTCAGCATCGAGATGCTGCACAAGAATTCCAGCCTGTCCGATCCGATGGGCGAGGCGTTCGATTACGCCAAGGAATTCAAGACGCTCGACCTGAACGCGGTCATCAAGGACCTCACCGCCCTGATGACGGATTCGCAGGAATGGTGGCCCGCCGATTTCGGTCACTATGGCGGTCTCATGATCCGCATGGCCTGGCACAGCGCCGGCACCTATCGCATCACCGACGGCCGCGGCGGCGCCGGAGCCGGTCAGCAGCGTTTTGCTCCGCTCAACTCCTGGCCCGACAACGCCAACCTCGACAAGGCGCGCCGGCTGCTCTGGCCGATCAAGCAGAAATATGGCCGCAAGATTTCCTGGGCCGACCTGATGGTGCTCGCCGGCAACGTCGCGCTGGAGTCGATGGGCTTCAAGACGTTCGGCTTCGCCGGTGGTCGTGCCGATGTCTGGGAGCCGGAAGAGCTCTATTGGGGTCCCGAAGGCACCTGGCTGGGCGATGAGCGCTACAGCGGCGAACGCCAGCTCGCCGAGCCGCTCGGCGCCGTGCAGATGGGCCTCATCTACGTCAATCCGGAAGGCCCGAACGGCAAGCCGGATCCGCTCGCCGCGGCCAAGGACATCCGCGAGACCTTCTTCCGCATGGCGATGAACGACGAAGAGACCGTCGCGCTGATCGCGGGCGGCCACACCTTCGGCAAGACCCATGGCGCGGGCGATCCGTCGCTGGTTGGTCCGGAGCCGGAAGCGGGCGCGCTGGAAGATCAGGGCCTCGGCTGGAAGAGCAAGCACGCCTCGGGTCTTGCCGGTGATTCCATCACCAGCGGTCTTGAAGTGACCTGGACCACGACGCCGACGAAGTGGAGCAACAACTTCTTCGAGAACCTGTTCAAGTACGAATGGGAGCTGACGAAGAGCCCGGGCGGCGCGAACCAGTGGACCGCCAAGGGCGCCGACGCGATCATTCCTGATCCGTTCGACAAGTCGAAGAAGCATCGGCCGACGATGCTGACGACCGATCTCTCGCTGCGCTTCGATCCGGCCTATGAGAAGATCTCGCGTCGCTTCCTCGAAAACCCGGATCAGTTCGCGGACGCATTCGCCCGCGCCTGGTTCAAGCTCACCCATCGCGACATGGGCCCGATCCAGCGCTATCTCGGTCCGCTGGTGCCGAAGGAGACGCTGATCTGGCAGGATCCGATCCCGGCCGTGAATCACGAGCTGGTCTCTGATCAGGACATCGCGGCGCTGAAGAGCAAGATCCTGGCCTCGGGCCTGTCGGTGTCCGAGCTGGTCTCGACCGCGTGGGCGTCGGCCTCGACGTTCCGTGGTTCGGACAAGCGCGGCGGCGCCAACGGTGCGCGCATCCGTCTTGCCCCGCAGAAGGACTGGGAGGTCAACCAGCCGGCCCAGCTCGCCAAGGTGCTCGGCAAGCTGGAAGCGATCCAGAAGGAGTTCAGCGTCGGTGCGAAGAAGGTCTCGCTAGCCGACCTGATCGTTCTCGGTGGCACAGCCGCGGTCGAGAAGGCCGCCAAGGACGCCGGCGTCGACGTCAAGGTTGGTTTCACGCCGGGCCGCATGGATGCCTCGCAGGAGCAGACTGATGCGGCCTCCTTTGCTCCGCTCGAGCCGCGGGCCGATGGCTTCCGCAACTATGTCGGCAAGAAGCAGCAGTTCCTGCAGCAGGAAGAGGCGCTCGTCGATCGCGCGCAGCTTCTCAAGCTCACGGGGCCTGAGCTGACCGTGCTGGTCGGCGGTCTGCGCGTGCTCGGCGCCAATGCGAACGGGTCGAAGCACGGCGTTTTCACCTCCAAGGTGGGCACGCTCTCCAACGACTACGTCGTCAACCTGCTCGACATGAGCACGGCATGGACGCCGGCGGCCGACGGCTCCTACGAGGGCCGCGACCGCAAGACCAACGCGGTGAAGTGGACCGCCACGCGCGCCGATCTGATCTTCGGCTCGCACTCGCAGCTCCGTGCCTTCGCCGAGGTCTATGCCTCGTCGGATGCCAAGCAGCAGTTCGTGGCTGATTTCGCCAAGGCCTGGACCAAGGTGATGAATCTCGACCGGTTCGACATCGCGGCGTCCTGA
- the pnp gene encoding polyribonucleotide nucleotidyltransferase produces MFNKHSVEIDWGGRPLKLETGKIARQADGAVIATYGETVVLATVVAAKAPREGVDFLPLTVDYQEKTYAAGRIPGGYFKREGRPTEKETLVSRLIDRPIRPLFVDGWRNETQVIATVLSHDMENDPDIVALVASSAALTLSGAPFKGPIGAARVGFANDEFILNPTLDEMVDTQLDLVVAGTADAVLMVESEAKELNEDIMLGAVMFGHRHFQPVINAIIELAEKAAKEPREVTVIDNAALEKEMLGLVETELRAAYAIPVKQDRYAAVGKVKEKVIAHYFPEGQEPKYDKLRVAAVFKELEAKIVRWNILDTGKRIDGRDVKTVRNIIAEVGVLPRAHGSALFTRGETQAMVVTTLGTGEDEQYIDALSGTYKETFLLHYNFPPYSVGETGRLGGTKRREIGHGKLAWRAIHPVLPPHHEFPYTVRVVSEITESNGSSSMASVCGASLALMDAGVPMKRPTAGIAMGLILEDKRFAVLSDILGDEDHLGDMDFKVAGTEAGITSLQMDIKIEGITEEIMKVALGQAKEGRIHILGEMAKALTNARAELGEYAPRIETFKIATDKIREVIGTGGKVIREIVEKTGAKVNIEDDGTVKVASSDGEAMKAAIKWIKSIASDPEVGQIYDGTVVKVMEFGAFVNFFGSKDGLVHISQLAANRVQKTSDVVKEGDKVKVKLLGFDDRGKTRLSMKVVDQTTGEDLEGKDKGGEGEKAPREAAGE; encoded by the coding sequence ATGTTCAATAAGCATTCAGTCGAGATCGACTGGGGCGGACGCCCTCTCAAGCTCGAAACCGGCAAGATCGCTCGCCAGGCCGACGGCGCCGTCATCGCCACCTATGGCGAGACCGTGGTGCTGGCCACCGTCGTCGCGGCGAAGGCGCCGCGTGAAGGCGTCGACTTCCTGCCGCTGACCGTCGACTACCAGGAAAAGACCTACGCAGCCGGCCGCATCCCCGGCGGCTATTTCAAGCGCGAGGGCCGTCCGACCGAGAAGGAGACGCTGGTCTCCCGCCTGATCGACCGTCCGATCCGTCCGCTGTTCGTCGACGGCTGGCGCAACGAAACCCAGGTGATCGCCACCGTGCTGTCGCACGACATGGAGAACGATCCTGACATCGTCGCTCTCGTGGCCTCCTCGGCTGCGCTGACCCTGTCCGGCGCGCCGTTCAAGGGCCCGATCGGCGCCGCCCGCGTCGGCTTCGCCAATGACGAGTTCATTCTCAACCCGACGCTCGACGAGATGGTCGACACCCAGCTCGACCTCGTCGTCGCCGGCACCGCCGACGCCGTGCTGATGGTGGAATCGGAAGCCAAGGAGCTGAACGAAGACATCATGCTCGGCGCCGTGATGTTCGGTCACCGCCACTTCCAGCCGGTGATCAACGCGATCATCGAGCTCGCCGAGAAGGCCGCCAAGGAGCCGCGCGAAGTCACCGTGATCGACAACGCCGCGCTCGAGAAGGAAATGCTCGGCCTCGTCGAGACGGAGCTGCGCGCCGCCTACGCCATTCCGGTCAAGCAGGATCGCTACGCCGCGGTCGGCAAGGTCAAGGAAAAGGTGATCGCCCACTACTTCCCCGAAGGGCAGGAGCCGAAATACGACAAGCTGCGCGTCGCCGCCGTGTTCAAGGAGCTCGAGGCGAAGATCGTTCGCTGGAACATCCTCGACACCGGCAAGCGCATCGACGGCCGTGACGTCAAGACCGTGCGCAACATCATCGCCGAAGTCGGCGTGCTGCCCCGCGCCCACGGCTCGGCGCTGTTCACCCGCGGCGAGACCCAGGCGATGGTCGTGACCACGCTCGGCACCGGCGAGGACGAGCAGTACATCGACGCGCTGTCGGGAACGTACAAGGAGACGTTCCTGCTGCACTACAACTTCCCTCCCTACTCGGTCGGTGAGACCGGTCGCCTCGGTGGCACCAAGCGTCGCGAGATCGGCCACGGCAAGCTCGCCTGGCGCGCGATCCACCCGGTGCTGCCGCCGCATCACGAGTTCCCCTACACCGTGCGCGTGGTCTCGGAGATCACCGAATCCAACGGCTCCTCGTCGATGGCTTCGGTCTGCGGCGCCTCGCTCGCGCTGATGGACGCCGGCGTGCCGATGAAGCGGCCGACCGCGGGCATCGCGATGGGCCTGATCCTCGAGGACAAGCGCTTCGCGGTTCTCTCGGATATCCTCGGTGACGAGGACCATCTCGGCGACATGGACTTCAAGGTCGCAGGTACCGAAGCGGGCATCACCTCGCTCCAGATGGACATCAAGATCGAGGGCATCACCGAAGAGATCATGAAGGTCGCTCTCGGCCAGGCCAAGGAAGGTCGTATCCACATCCTCGGCGAGATGGCCAAGGCGCTCACCAACGCCCGCGCCGAGCTCGGCGAATACGCGCCGCGCATCGAGACCTTCAAGATCGCCACCGACAAGATCCGCGAAGTGATCGGCACCGGCGGCAAGGTGATCCGCGAGATCGTCGAGAAGACCGGCGCCAAGGTCAACATCGAGGACGACGGCACCGTGAAGGTCGCCTCCAGCGACGGCGAGGCGATGAAGGCCGCGATCAAGTGGATCAAGTCGATCGCGTCCGATCCGGAAGTCGGCCAGATCTATGACGGCACCGTCGTCAAGGTGATGGAGTTCGGCGCCTTCGTGAACTTCTTCGGTTCGAAGGACGGTCTGGTTCACATCAGCCAGCTCGCGGCCAACCGCGTGCAGAAGACCTCCGACGTCGTCAAGGAAGGCGACAAGGTCAAGGTCAAGCTGCTCGGCTTCGACGATCGCGGCAAGACCCGCCTGTCGATGAAGGTGGTCGACCAGACCACCGGCGAAGACCTCGAAGGCAAGGACAAGGGCGGCGAAGGCGAGAAGGCCCCGCGCGAAGCGGCGGGCGAGTAA
- the fabB gene encoding beta-ketoacyl-ACP synthase I produces the protein MRRVVVTGMGIVSSIGNNTQEVLASLHEAKSGISRAEKYAELGFRSQVQGAPTLDPSTVVDRRAMRFLGQGAAWNHVAMEQAIQDSGLSPDEVSNIRTGIIMGSGGPSARTIVEAADITRTKGPKRVGPFAVPKAMSSTASATLATWFKIKGVNYSISSACATSNHCVGNAYETIQIGKQDVIFAGGCEELDWSLSVLFDAMGAMSSKYNDTPATASRPYDVNRDGFVIAGGAGVLVLEELEHAKARGARIYGEIVGYGATSDGYDMVAPSGEGAERCMRMAMSTVKTKVDYINPHATSTPAGDPPEIEALRKVFGTGEKCPPISATKALTGHSLGATGVQEAIYSLLMMNNGFICESAHIQELDPVFADMPIVRKRIDNVKIGTVLSNSFGFGGTNATLVFSRMDV, from the coding sequence ATGAGGCGGGTTGTGGTCACCGGGATGGGTATCGTCTCGTCGATCGGAAACAACACCCAGGAAGTGCTTGCGAGCCTTCACGAGGCGAAGTCGGGCATTTCGCGGGCGGAGAAATATGCCGAGCTCGGCTTCCGTTCGCAGGTGCAAGGTGCGCCGACGCTCGATCCTTCGACGGTGGTCGACCGGCGCGCGATGCGTTTCCTCGGTCAGGGCGCGGCGTGGAATCACGTCGCGATGGAGCAGGCGATCCAGGACTCCGGTCTCTCGCCCGACGAAGTCTCCAACATCCGCACCGGCATCATCATGGGCTCCGGCGGCCCGTCGGCGCGCACCATCGTTGAAGCCGCCGACATCACCCGCACCAAGGGGCCGAAGCGCGTCGGTCCGTTTGCAGTGCCGAAGGCGATGTCGTCGACGGCCTCCGCGACGCTCGCGACCTGGTTCAAGATCAAGGGCGTGAACTATTCGATCTCCTCGGCCTGCGCGACGTCGAACCACTGCGTCGGCAATGCCTATGAAACGATCCAGATCGGCAAGCAGGATGTGATCTTCGCCGGCGGCTGCGAGGAGCTCGACTGGTCGCTATCGGTGCTGTTCGATGCCATGGGCGCGATGTCCTCCAAGTACAACGACACGCCTGCCACCGCCTCGCGTCCCTACGACGTCAACCGTGACGGTTTTGTCATCGCCGGTGGCGCGGGAGTCCTCGTCCTGGAAGAGCTCGAGCATGCCAAGGCGCGCGGCGCGCGCATCTATGGCGAGATCGTCGGCTATGGCGCGACCTCTGACGGCTACGACATGGTCGCGCCGTCGGGCGAAGGCGCCGAGCGCTGCATGCGCATGGCGATGTCGACGGTGAAGACCAAGGTCGACTACATCAATCCACATGCCACCTCAACGCCGGCGGGCGATCCGCCCGAGATCGAGGCGCTCCGCAAGGTGTTCGGCACCGGCGAGAAGTGCCCGCCGATCTCGGCGACCAAGGCGCTGACCGGCCACTCGCTGGGCGCGACCGGCGTGCAGGAGGCGATCTACTCGCTGCTGATGATGAACAACGGCTTCATCTGCGAGAGCGCGCACATCCAGGAACTCGATCCCGTATTCGCCGACATGCCGATCGTACGCAAGCGCATCGATAACGTCAAAATCGGCACCGTGCTGTCGAACTCGTTCGGCTTCGGCGGCACCAACGCCACGCTGGTGTTCAGCCGGATGGACGTGTGA